The Mugil cephalus isolate CIBA_MC_2020 chromosome 19, CIBA_Mcephalus_1.1, whole genome shotgun sequence genome has a window encoding:
- the LOC124996645 gene encoding uncharacterized protein LOC124996645, which translates to MFPRGQLSGQDEPYNSEPLPLSPKRQDLQKRSQSPTAGQSLYRKLPKEPKENYDLQSVATSGTEADLASPGENRSSDCQDGSGVMENPTPRASEKIQNDEEKEKSEDQEGEEGSGNIVEHILKELKGINKIQEEISDLRQYLSSVRGSVDEVSCCVDAVLSEIGELYSGASAAPHPSPVSQAPRIRQGSLGRQDAVSSPHNRSPLMDHKDFGNDSGYMSSHRSPKQWIVDQANLRSVQQTDQENSEQNSNMHMLSHTNPDLCYMELHYGCNYQSSSSLSSYLSSNCLDAGSLSGQTEYERWPSADMQHSISREGGWSEEDISSCANSREELQNYLRVWNRCATEETQSSTPGHSSHNSSEHLSLLFGQHYDSPSHSSSVVDWRPLRKQTEEENLECDCAANCPFSRSSGYHTMDACPNEHGSGPSRSLSCSTVLLTDCDDGNLEPHSPCDDCPSSGDTLDLGSVESLDREWTDPSISREDAEESLSQESSEIDTEGAPKNPNVGFDVTTFSKAVLTFRSALKGALKKLEGSNPEVVEEESGIERSLSLTRQASDPKEEQGSDVYTEGEASLTENQTQFATPKEESDNSVYMDCEMHENLSDSLQASSHDGSCSPHTPAERHTLQISQGKVEYLTHVELSNIDHSPARQAESPLGPLPSTDELRLSPIRENHVLDQANEEKPTDASHKERIANFQRILREKRQTRHRLSRSTQGSVGSHGSQGSQGSQSLDEFIPGIY; encoded by the coding sequence ATGTTCCCCAGAGGACAACTGAGCGGACAGGATGAACCCTACAACTCAGAGCCACTTCCACTCTCGCCCAAAAGGCAAGATCTGCAGAAGAGATCACAGAGTCCCACTGCTGGGCAAAGCTTGTACAGGAAACTGCCGAAGGAGCCAAAAGAAAATTATGACCTTCAATCAGTCGCCACTTCCGGCACCGAAGCTGACCTCGCCTCACCTGGTGAAAACAGAAGTTCTGATTGCCAGGATGGTAGTGGTGTTATGGAGAATCCTACGCCCAGGGCCAGTGAAAAGATCcaaaatgatgaagaaaaagagaagtcgGAGGatcaggaaggagaggaaggctCTGGTAACATAGTGGAGCATATCCTGAAAGAGTTGAAAGGTATTAACAAGATCCAGGAGGAAATTTCTGACCTTAGGCAGTATCTATCATCTGTGCGAGGTTCAGTGGACGAAGTGTCCTGCTGTGTCGATGCAGTGCTGAGTGAAATAGGTGAGCTGTACTCTGGGGCTTCAGCTGCACCTCATCCTAGCCCTGTTTCTCAAGCGCCACGCATCAGACAAGGAAGCCTGGGTAGACAGGACGCGGTCTCATCTCCTCACAATCGAAGTCCACTGATGGATCACAAAGACTTTGGAAATGATTCAGGATATATGTCATCTCACAGATCACCCAAACAATGGATAGTTGATCAAGCCAATCTCAGATCCGTCCAACAAACAGACCAAGAAAACTCTGAGCAAAATTCAAACATGCACATGCTGAGCCATACAAATCCTGACCTCTGCTACATGGAGCTTCATTATGGCTGCAACTACCAAAGCAGCAGCTCTTTGTCATCATATCTGAGCTCCAACTGTCTGGATGCGGGCTCTCTGTCTGGGCAAACAGAATATGAAAGGTGGCCCTCTGCTGATATGCAGCACAGTATaagcagagaaggaggctgGAGTGAGGAGGACATCTCCTCTTGTGCTaacagcagagaggagctgcaAAATTATCTACGTGTTTGGAACCGGTGTGCCACTGAAGAGACACAAAGCAGCACACCAGGCCATTCATCACACAACAGTTCTGAGCACCTCTCATTATTGTTTGGACAGCATTACGATTCTCCCTCACATTCTTCCAGTGTGGTGGACTGGAGGCCtctcagaaaacaaactgaggAAGAAAACCTGGAGTGTGACTGTGCTGCAAACTGCCCATTTTCCCGTAGTTCTGGTTATCACACCATGGATGCTTGCCCAAACGAACATGGAAGTGGGCCCTCCAGGAGCCTGAGCTGCTCCACAGTTCTTTTGACAGACTGTGATGATGGTAACCTAGAGCCGCATTCACCATGTGATGATTGTCCATCCTCTGGGGACACTCTTGATCTGGGGTCTGTTGAGAGTTTGGACAGAGAGTGGACAGATCCTAGCATTTCCAGGGAGGATGCAGAAGAATCTTTGTCACAGGAGTCGTCTGAAATAGATACTGAGGGCGCACCCAAGAACCCCAATGTAGGCTTTGATGTAACAACTTTTAGCAAGGCTGTACTCACTTTCAGGTCAGCTTTGAAAGGAGCGCTGAAAAAGCTGGAAGGATCCAATCCTGAAGTCGTAGAAGAGGAAAGTGGAATTGAGAGATCTTTATCTCTGACCAGACAAGCCAGTGATCCTAAGGAGGAGCAGGGTAGTGATGTGTATACAGAGGGAGAGGCTAGTCTCACAGAGAATCAGACTCAGTTTGCCACTCCAAAGGAGGAGAGTGACAATTCAGTCTACATGGATTGTGAGATGCATGAGAACCTGTCAGACTCTCTTCAGGCTTCTTCCCATGATGGAAGCTGTTCTCCCCACACCCCAGCTGAGCGTCACACTTTACAGATTTCACAGGGTAAAGTAGAGTATCTAACACATGTGGAGCTGTCCAACATTGACCACTCTCCAGCAAGACAGGCCGAAAGTCCACTGGGTCCTTTGCCCAGCACAGATGAGTTACGATTAAGTCCAATTCGGGAAAACCATGTTCTTGATCAAGCAAACGAAGAGAAGCCAACCGATGCCAGCCACAAAGAACGTATAGCTAATTTCCAGCGCATTTTGAGGGAAAAGAGACAAACCCGCCATAGACTGTCCAGATCTACTCAAGGCTCAGTAGGGTCCCATGGCTCTCAAGGGTCTCAGGGATCCCAATCTCTAGACGAGTTCATCCCAGGTATTTATTAG